One Nitrospirota bacterium genomic region harbors:
- a CDS encoding ferredoxin: MRVIVDEDVCIGCGRCEEICPAVFHVDPVIGKSKVIDEEACDYTGCCEAAEENCPVDAISLEE, from the coding sequence ATGAGAGTTATAGTCGATGAAGATGTCTGTATAGGCTGCGGCAGGTGTGAAGAGATCTGCCCTGCTGTTTTCCATGTTGACCCTGTGATCGGCAAGTCAAAGGTGATCGATGAAGAGGCCTGCGACTATACCGGCTGCTGCGAGGCGGCTGAAGAAAACTGTCCGGTCGACGCGATCAGTCTGGAAGAATAA
- a CDS encoding deoxyhypusine synthase family protein, with protein sequence MKQYKPLSLRSVKTYSLSGRKSKVSVSSFAGVSERGDSFANFLEKLPDFFAARDFRSVVAAIVQAKKDRRPVILGMGAHPIKLGLSPVIIDLMKKGIITAIATNGACVIHDFEIAMAGHTSEDVARELCAGAFGMSKDTGRGLNLAINKGVKKGYGIGKSAGEYISKGRFTFRDKSIFCQAYELGIPITVHIAIGTDIIHMHPEADGAALGKGSMDDFRLLASVVADLEGGVYINLGSAVILPEVFLKALNVARNLGNRVEKLTTVNMDFIQHYRPRENVLKRPTMNCGQNFALTGHHEIMFPLLAAAVIEEMP encoded by the coding sequence ATGAAACAGTATAAACCTCTGTCGCTCAGATCAGTAAAGACCTATTCACTCTCCGGGAGGAAGAGCAAGGTGTCGGTCAGCTCTTTTGCCGGCGTGTCCGAGCGCGGAGATTCATTTGCGAACTTCCTCGAAAAGCTTCCTGATTTCTTTGCTGCCCGAGACTTCAGATCTGTTGTCGCTGCCATTGTACAGGCGAAGAAGGACCGGAGGCCGGTTATCCTCGGCATGGGCGCCCATCCAATAAAGCTGGGTCTGTCGCCGGTCATCATAGACCTGATGAAAAAGGGGATCATAACCGCGATCGCCACAAACGGCGCCTGTGTTATTCATGATTTTGAGATAGCCATGGCAGGTCATACGTCGGAGGATGTTGCGCGGGAACTCTGTGCCGGAGCGTTCGGCATGTCAAAGGACACAGGCAGGGGACTGAACCTTGCGATCAATAAAGGTGTGAAGAAGGGATACGGCATCGGCAAGTCAGCAGGTGAATATATCAGCAAAGGAAGATTCACGTTCAGGGACAAAAGCATATTTTGCCAGGCCTACGAGCTCGGCATTCCCATAACGGTTCATATTGCCATAGGAACGGACATCATACATATGCATCCCGAGGCTGATGGCGCTGCTCTCGGCAAGGGGAGCATGGATGATTTCAGGCTTCTTGCCTCTGTTGTTGCCGATCTTGAGGGCGGTGTCTATATCAACCTCGGCTCTGCGGTCATACTTCCCGAGGTCTTTCTGAAGGCCCTGAATGTAGCACGCAATCTCGGCAACAGGGTAGAGAAGTTAACGACCGTGAATATGGATTTCATTCAGCACTACCGGCCAAGAGAGAATGTTCTGAAAAGGCCGACCATGAACTGCGGCCAGAATTTTGCCCTTACCGGTCATCATGAGATCATGTTCCCGCTGCTGGCCGCTGCTGTTATTGAGGAGATGCCATGA